Part of the Acidobacteriota bacterium genome, CGCCCGCGGGATCAACCCCAAGCTCGAGGTCTTCCCGCTCTCCTGCCGGACCGGCGAAGGGGTGGAAACCTTCTGCGAGGCCCTCGTCCGCCGCGTCGAGACCAAGCGCGCCGCCGGGTGACGGGACCACGGCCAACACGGATGCGGGAGAAAACCACGGATGAACACGGATCGACACGGATGGTTGCGGATCCGTGAGAAGGACCATCAATCGACGGTTCAGACCGGGGACCCGAGAAAAATTCATTGAATTTGCAGGAGATACTTCAGCTGAACCGGGGCCCGCGGAACCCGATCCGTGTTTATCCGTGTTCATCCGTGGTTATTCATGTCCATCCGTGGTTTAAGGAAGCATGAAGTCAGACCTGACCCTCGGCCGCCTCGTCATCTCCCCGCCCGTCCTGCTGGCCCCGCTGGCGGGCGTCACCGACGTCCGCTTCCGCGGGATGGTCCGGGGATTCGGCGGGTGCGGCCTCTCCTACACCGAACTGGTGAGCGTGGAGGGCGCCGTCCGGAAGCAGACGCGCACCCTGGCCCTCATGGAGCGGGCGCCGGGGGAGCGCCCCTTCGGGATCCAGCTCTACGGGGCGCGCCCCGAGGCCATGGAGGCTTCCGCGCGCATCGCCGAGGAGGCGGGCGCCGACCTGGTGGACATCAACGCCGGCTGCCCCGCCCGGAAGGTGGTCCGCAGCCGCGGGGGGGCTTTCCTGCTGACCCAGCCCCGCCTCCTGGAAACGATCCTGCGGCGGGTCCGCGCCGCCGTCTCCGTCCCCCTCACGCTGAAGATCCGTTCCGGGTTCACCGAAAAAGACCTCAACTTCCGGGAGATCGGCCGCCTCGCCGAGGACTGCGGCGTCGACGCCGTCACCCTGCACCCGCGCACCCGGGCCCAGATGTTCACCGGGCACGCCGACTGGGACCACATCGCCGAACTCAAGGCCCTGCTCAAGGTCCCCGTCATCGGCAACGGCGACGTC contains:
- the dusB gene encoding tRNA dihydrouridine synthase DusB, translating into MKSDLTLGRLVISPPVLLAPLAGVTDVRFRGMVRGFGGCGLSYTELVSVEGAVRKQTRTLALMERAPGERPFGIQLYGARPEAMEASARIAEEAGADLVDINAGCPARKVVRSRGGAFLLTQPRLLETILRRVRAAVSVPLTLKIRSGFTEKDLNFREIGRLAEDCGVDAVTLHPRTRAQMFTGHADWDHIAELKALLKVPVIGNGDVFTPEDAARMVAQTGCDAVMIGRGIMRNPYLIAQTARHLSGEPYTPASTGDLLAICRDLAGRAVNAELPAVKVCGEMKKYCSWLIHGFPDAARLRNEAFHAKTPAAILALLDALCAGQSGERL